The DNA segment CGTTTAGTTATCCATTTCACGATCCTGTATTAACCGACCGAGCTTTTTTAAGTTCGCCAAAAGTGACCAGAAGAAGTTTTCTCTGGGCGAGTTTACTAGGAGCAATTTGTATTGTATTATTTAGTGTTATTGGTGTGTATGCACAATCGCTAGGAATGAAAGGACAAGCAGCCGTTGAAGTGGGCAAAGCGTTTGGGGTGGTAATTTTATTGGTCATTAATTTTATTATGATCACCTCTGCGGCATCTACACTGGATTCTACTTTTTCATCGTTTTCAAAATTATTGGCTGTCGACCTAAAAATGGGTATAGACCTTACTTTTGGAAGAGCATCTATGGCGGCAATCGCCATATTAGGTACCATTCCTGTCTTTTTAAATGCTGAAATATTATCGGCCACCACCATTTCCGGAACGATGGTTATTGGATTGACGCCTGTATTTTTATTTTGGAAGCTTCCAGCGCCTAAAATCAGTTTTTATTTAAGTGTTGTTTGCGGACTGGTTTTCGGCTTTTTATTGGTTTTTAAACTATTTCCACAACAGCTCATTTTTACCGAAGGAAAATATGCCGATTTACTTTGGGTAAATGTTTGGGGAATTTTAAGTTGTATCATTTTATATTTGACACCCACATGGATAAAAAAATAGAACATATAAACATACACGGGAAGGTTTTGCTCTTTGGCGGTGTGTACAGCAATTTGCAAGCACTCGAAAAACTGAAAAGCATTGCTGAAAAAAATAATATTTCGGCAGAAAACTGCATTTGCACGGGAGATATTGTAGGCTATTGTGCACAACCTGAAGAGACCGTCCAACTTTTTAAATTATGGGGTGCCAAAAGCATTGCTGGGAATGTAGAGTTACAGTTACGGGAAGGAGCTGATGACTGTGGTTGCGATTTTAAAGAAGGATCTCGTTGTGACGGGTTTTCACAATTGTGGTATCCGTATGCGCAAAGTAAGCTTTCAAAATGTTCATTGGATTTTATAAAAGAATTACCGGATCATATTCAATTTACGTACGCAGGAAAAAAGACAACGGTCTTACATGGTTCTTGGTCTAATATTTCAGAATTCATTTACAAATCAACACCATGGCCTATAAAACAGCCAAACTTTGAAATCACCAAAAGTGACGTAATTATCGCTGGACATTGTGGATTGCCTTTTAAACATACCGAAGAAAACAAAACATGGATAAATCCTGGGGTTATCGGCATGCCTGCAAACGATGGAAATCCACACGTTTGGTACGCTATTCTGGACGATGCCGATAGAAAATTATCGATTACACATCATACCATGGATTATAACCATAAATTAACCAGTAAGTTAATGCAAAACGGCCTATTGCCCGAAGAATACGCACGAACAATTATCACCGGAATTTGGGACAACACAGAAATTCTACCTCCGGTAGAAAGTGGGTTGCAAGGGTTTGGAATTCAGCCATAATTCACATCATTTTAACATCACAATGTCACGTAAGTTAATTGATAATATGTAAGTTTAACACTCCAATAATACTATGAAATACATTTTTTCTTTTCTCCTTTTGTTACTTTCAATATCTGGTTTTTCACAGCAGTCTTTAGGAGATCTTTTACAACAGTATAATACCCGAAGTATTCCGTATATTTCGGTGGAGGAATTACGGATGCG comes from the Marixanthomonas ophiurae genome and includes:
- a CDS encoding metallophosphoesterase family protein — its product is MDKKIEHINIHGKVLLFGGVYSNLQALEKLKSIAEKNNISAENCICTGDIVGYCAQPEETVQLFKLWGAKSIAGNVELQLREGADDCGCDFKEGSRCDGFSQLWYPYAQSKLSKCSLDFIKELPDHIQFTYAGKKTTVLHGSWSNISEFIYKSTPWPIKQPNFEITKSDVIIAGHCGLPFKHTEENKTWINPGVIGMPANDGNPHVWYAILDDADRKLSITHHTMDYNHKLTSKLMQNGLLPEEYARTIITGIWDNTEILPPVESGLQGFGIQP